A genome region from Schlesneria paludicola DSM 18645 includes the following:
- a CDS encoding type II secretion system protein encodes MRRRGYSLIELLVVMAIIAVLLGFVLVMIQQTYAALRRLMELAG; translated from the coding sequence GTGCGACGACGGGGATATTCTCTGATCGAGCTATTGGTTGTGATGGCAATTATCGCCGTACTGCTCGGATTCGTGCTCGTCATGATCCAGCAAACATACGCGGCGTTGCGGCGCCTGATGGAGCTTGCTGGATAG
- a CDS encoding DDE-type integrase/transposase/recombinase: MRAAGHKIYPYLLGGVEIVRPNQVCACDITFVPMRRGYLCLTAVMDWYGRYVLAWHCPTAWTWSFVFETLEKAL, from the coding sequence ATGCGAGCAGCCGGTCACAAGATTTATCCCTACCTGCTTGGAGGTGTTGAAATCGTTCGACCCAATCAAGTGTGTGCGTGCGACATCACGTTCGTTCCGATGCGTCGGGGATATCTGTGTTTGACGGCCGTTATGGATTGGTACGGCCGCTACGTATTGGCCTGGCACTGTCCAACAGCATGGACGTGGAGTTTTGTGTTTGAGACCCTGGAGAAAGCGTTGTAA
- a CDS encoding integrase core domain-containing protein gives MEIFNTDQGSQFTSQIFTKRLEQESIAISMDGKGRAIDNVTIERLWRTVKYENIYLKEYTTGADCHEGLKAYFQYYRHERPHQGLANRTPWQAYQIPRPRAQ, from the coding sequence TTGGAAATCTTCAACACGGATCAGGGATCTCAATTCACGAGCCAGATCTTTACGAAGCGACTGGAACAGGAATCGATTGCCATCAGCATGGACGGCAAAGGTCGAGCGATTGACAACGTCACGATTGAACGACTGTGGCGTACCGTGAAATATGAGAACATCTACCTCAAGGAATACACGACGGGAGCCGATTGTCATGAAGGATTGAAGGCGTACTTCCAGTACTATCGCCACGAGCGACCTCACCAGGGATTGGCCAACCGCACGCCCTGGCAAGCCTATCAAATCCCTCGCCCCCGAGCCCAGTGA
- a CDS encoding WD40 repeat domain-containing protein, whose protein sequence is MADTSLTASVGAPIYSHTTLLGGVAWVDEKRLVTAGRDGKTYCIDVLAPSVTEVTGSVPAESTARVRVLIGSKTLSFLEGRSDGTAVIAHMPETEKIFPIMTQRLVQNDDKKSTLIAVGGGGGERNAHRLVMETLAHAQSDVSTNDVTGTDAIRSAAIAATTPDKIVVLTESSGGAGRIFSLDGLTAAWVNVFPTDLVEARPQTLAIADDGTAVCIVSKDAGSNFSLQRYEYATGSIQIIPIPSGLTSTSADIYAATHHVRFWPGTNNAWILQLTENNAGVLKRSLRKLIWNETTGDASSAVIYPDAAGTRLCAEPVTRIDGGDGTVIVSAWDDGTLRVHRQKDSAPATEIVNITITGESVTAVALRLKPTLCVTALSKTAAASKTTARVWMIDESGHTFRKLADFIPTGTQPTVNSGILGWQGNTILVGTLDDSLPPNFQLEYFPLPQIFGPPDQTDPAKLYNVITAAGWVGGDAPVFGVADGRIWALDGAAYKLFPEPAPTPDPGQLVRAMAQPANLPIFAFALTLDANKIHVRKLASPGTDEDLPAPTINAPVTALAFSADERFLAMGSTSGQIEIWNLNTDGIPTTRKDDALNSASFPIQGLSFVNVDHLLRLAAIDHRGFVRVWGASNDGADPFEEKFVEKTDLLDIDHQSSLCWSKNGKSLAVASQSGNVFVIDVQARS, encoded by the coding sequence ATGGCAGACACAAGTCTGACGGCCAGTGTTGGAGCTCCCATCTACTCACACACGACACTTCTCGGCGGTGTCGCGTGGGTGGATGAAAAGCGACTTGTGACGGCAGGACGTGACGGAAAAACTTATTGTATTGACGTGCTCGCGCCGAGCGTCACAGAAGTGACTGGATCTGTTCCAGCTGAAAGCACCGCTCGAGTCCGCGTGCTGATTGGGAGCAAGACGTTGAGCTTTCTGGAGGGACGTAGCGACGGCACCGCAGTAATTGCACACATGCCGGAAACTGAAAAGATTTTTCCGATAATGACCCAGCGGCTCGTACAGAACGACGACAAGAAAAGCACGCTGATCGCCGTGGGGGGAGGGGGGGGCGAACGCAACGCCCATCGACTGGTAATGGAAACTTTGGCGCACGCTCAATCAGACGTCTCAACAAATGATGTGACCGGCACTGATGCGATTAGGTCTGCCGCGATCGCGGCGACGACTCCTGACAAAATTGTCGTTTTGACGGAGAGCTCAGGTGGCGCCGGCCGAATCTTCTCACTGGACGGCCTGACGGCGGCGTGGGTCAATGTTTTCCCCACAGACTTGGTTGAAGCACGGCCGCAGACATTGGCAATCGCTGATGACGGCACGGCCGTATGCATTGTTTCGAAAGACGCCGGCAGCAACTTCAGCTTGCAACGTTACGAATATGCAACAGGCAGTATTCAAATCATTCCGATTCCCTCGGGGCTGACTTCGACTTCCGCTGACATCTATGCTGCGACTCACCATGTCCGATTTTGGCCGGGAACCAACAATGCTTGGATTCTACAACTCACAGAGAATAACGCAGGGGTCTTGAAACGATCACTTCGAAAACTAATCTGGAATGAAACCACGGGAGACGCATCGAGCGCGGTTATTTATCCCGATGCGGCAGGCACCCGACTCTGTGCAGAACCTGTCACGCGAATTGATGGTGGCGATGGAACCGTCATCGTTTCGGCATGGGATGACGGAACGCTTCGTGTCCATCGACAGAAAGATTCCGCTCCAGCCACTGAAATCGTCAATATCACGATTACGGGAGAGAGTGTTACTGCAGTGGCATTGAGATTGAAGCCCACGTTATGTGTTACAGCACTGTCAAAGACAGCGGCAGCGTCGAAGACGACGGCGCGCGTTTGGATGATCGACGAATCTGGCCACACGTTCCGTAAACTTGCGGACTTTATTCCGACCGGAACGCAGCCCACCGTCAACTCGGGCATCCTCGGTTGGCAAGGCAATACGATCCTTGTGGGAACACTGGATGACTCGTTGCCACCCAATTTTCAACTTGAGTATTTTCCTCTGCCACAGATATTTGGGCCACCAGATCAGACCGACCCAGCGAAACTCTACAATGTCATCACCGCGGCAGGCTGGGTCGGTGGTGATGCGCCCGTCTTCGGCGTGGCCGATGGCAGGATATGGGCGTTGGACGGGGCCGCTTACAAACTCTTTCCAGAGCCCGCCCCAACTCCTGATCCTGGCCAGCTCGTACGGGCCATGGCCCAACCTGCAAATCTGCCGATCTTTGCATTTGCGCTGACGCTCGATGCGAACAAGATTCATGTCAGAAAACTGGCCAGCCCTGGCACCGATGAGGATCTTCCAGCCCCCACAATCAACGCTCCGGTAACGGCTCTGGCATTCAGCGCTGATGAAAGATTTCTTGCGATGGGCTCCACTTCCGGCCAGATTGAGATTTGGAATCTCAATACAGATGGGATCCCTACGACCCGAAAAGATGATGCGTTGAATTCCGCAAGCTTTCCGATTCAAGGATTGAGTTTCGTTAACGTCGATCATCTGCTTCGCCTGGCTGCGATTGATCACCGCGGGTTCGTTCGCGTTTGGGGTGCTTCAAACGATGGCGCAGATCCCTTCGAAGAAAAGTTCGTTGAAAAAACAGATCTGCTAGATATCGACCATCAGTCCAGCCTTTGCTGGTCTAAGAATGGCAAGTCACTGGCGGTGGCTTCTCAGTCGGGCAACGTCTTCGTGATCGATGTTCAAGCACGCAGCTAA
- a CDS encoding DUF6519 domain-containing protein, which produces MSHDITRDSHLLNEGKNYAKVRRLQGRIFTDADFNEQVDLADRRVRDLIVDVVGYHAGAILPGGVAVGFKITEKLSQNKINDLTIGVGTYYVDGIRVTNDANPQSLPTYSSQWPNVPSKPFPVIDKFLLAYLDVQNVPVTPLDDSDLLDVGFEGRDSCNREKWDWVVRVARLNSNPGELSSINDLKQDTLANPAEIPYGETLGQLTFSYSTRDSDHCVSPAMDAFSGISDQLYRVEVHEKGILAEALSEKAAPRLKWSRDNAAPAFAIKPNGWSKEADAATWRVALESLDALGGSRSLEALHWVEPVLPDWYHRDVCFPLLWVESIDPENLEAIVALGPDRPKISEKTPIGDPLIDAYNALKALEGIQPIGKAKPRLILWDHLAGDFRGLKLSGKDGDTNDPGIQLEHGLQAQLKLGAKSSPRCYRVGDYWQHVVRTAEVRVPSSFRDPDGPEHLFAPLAVFSDTALVKDWRRKINSIGAPV; this is translated from the coding sequence ATGAGCCACGACATTACTCGTGACAGCCACCTCCTGAACGAGGGAAAGAATTATGCGAAGGTGCGTCGCTTGCAAGGACGTATCTTCACAGACGCCGACTTCAATGAGCAGGTCGACCTCGCAGACCGGCGAGTTCGCGACCTGATCGTTGACGTGGTCGGATATCACGCCGGTGCGATCTTGCCCGGTGGTGTTGCAGTCGGCTTTAAGATTACGGAGAAACTCTCTCAGAACAAGATCAACGACCTGACGATTGGAGTGGGAACCTATTACGTCGATGGCATTCGAGTCACGAACGATGCGAACCCCCAGTCACTCCCGACCTATTCAAGTCAGTGGCCCAACGTGCCAAGCAAGCCATTTCCCGTGATCGATAAGTTTTTGTTGGCATATCTTGACGTCCAGAACGTACCAGTCACTCCCTTGGATGATTCGGACTTACTCGATGTCGGTTTCGAAGGGCGAGACTCATGCAATCGAGAAAAGTGGGATTGGGTGGTTCGTGTGGCCCGGCTCAATTCAAACCCCGGCGAACTCTCCTCCATCAACGATCTAAAACAGGACACACTCGCGAATCCCGCTGAGATTCCATACGGCGAAACGTTGGGTCAGTTAACATTTTCGTATAGCACGCGAGACAGCGATCACTGTGTTTCTCCAGCCATGGATGCATTCTCGGGGATCTCCGACCAACTCTATCGGGTTGAAGTCCATGAAAAAGGAATTCTCGCAGAGGCACTTTCAGAGAAAGCGGCACCTCGTCTGAAGTGGTCTCGTGACAACGCCGCACCCGCGTTCGCCATCAAACCCAACGGATGGTCCAAGGAGGCCGATGCGGCGACTTGGCGCGTCGCCCTTGAAAGTCTCGATGCGCTCGGCGGTTCGCGTTCACTGGAGGCGTTACATTGGGTCGAGCCGGTGCTGCCTGACTGGTACCATCGGGACGTGTGTTTTCCATTGCTGTGGGTCGAATCCATCGATCCCGAGAATCTGGAGGCGATCGTCGCGCTTGGTCCAGATCGGCCAAAAATCTCTGAAAAAACGCCTATCGGGGATCCGCTCATCGATGCGTATAACGCGCTCAAGGCCCTGGAAGGGATACAACCCATCGGAAAGGCGAAACCCCGTTTGATTCTGTGGGATCATCTGGCCGGCGACTTCAGGGGCCTCAAACTCTCGGGGAAAGATGGCGACACGAACGATCCGGGAATTCAGTTAGAACATGGACTGCAAGCTCAACTGAAATTGGGTGCGAAATCCAGTCCTCGGTGCTACCGAGTCGGTGACTACTGGCAGCACGTTGTTCGTACGGCCGAGGTGAGGGTACCTTCGAGCTTTCGCGATCCTGATGGTCCAGAACATCTATTTGCCCCATTGGCCGTCTTTAGTGACACCGCTCTCGTAAAAGACTGGAGAAGGAAAATTAACAGTATTGGTGCTCCTGTCTAG